In one window of Nitrospirota bacterium DNA:
- the nrfD gene encoding polysulfide reductase NrfD, translated as MLEKALTGSKKYWVWIFFLLALIGIGVINYLRQFSYGLGITGMSRDVSWGFYISQFTFLVGVAASAVMLVIPYYLHDFKKFGKIVILGEFLAVASVSMCMLFIFVDMGQPMRIMNVILHPTPNSILFWDAIVLNGYLFLNIIVGWTTLGADRKGVPPSAWVKPLIYLSIPWAISIHTVTAFLYAGLPGRHFWLTAVMAARFLASAFASGPSLLIILCLIVRKVSKFDPGKEPIQALGKIVTYAMFANVFLLGLEFFTAFYSNIPGHMHPFHYLYAGLEGHAKLVPLMWASSILAVVALILLINPNMRKNENILAFTCASVFISLWIDKGFGLVIGGFVPNPFEGVTEYWPTLPEALISLAVWCIGFLILTILYKIAVTVREETSSWPELH; from the coding sequence ATGCTTGAAAAGGCGCTGACCGGCAGTAAAAAATACTGGGTCTGGATATTCTTTTTGCTTGCCCTGATAGGCATCGGTGTTATTAACTACCTTCGCCAGTTTAGCTACGGACTTGGCATTACAGGCATGAGCAGGGACGTCTCCTGGGGTTTTTATATCTCCCAGTTTACATTCCTTGTCGGGGTTGCGGCATCAGCCGTTATGCTTGTCATACCGTATTACCTGCATGACTTTAAAAAATTCGGAAAGATAGTCATCCTCGGGGAATTTCTGGCTGTGGCCTCTGTTTCAATGTGCATGCTGTTTATTTTTGTGGACATGGGACAGCCTATGAGGATTATGAATGTCATACTGCACCCCACTCCCAACTCAATACTTTTCTGGGACGCCATTGTATTAAATGGTTATCTGTTTCTTAACATTATTGTCGGATGGACTACCCTCGGCGCCGACCGCAAAGGCGTTCCGCCTTCAGCATGGGTAAAACCCCTGATATATCTGTCAATACCGTGGGCAATCAGCATCCACACGGTTACGGCATTTCTTTATGCAGGCCTTCCCGGAAGACATTTCTGGCTGACTGCAGTCATGGCGGCACGGTTTCTCGCATCGGCATTTGCTTCCGGACCATCGCTTCTTATTATTTTATGCCTGATTGTAAGAAAGGTCAGCAAATTTGACCCGGGCAAAGAGCCGATACAGGCTCTGGGAAAAATAGTCACATATGCAATGTTTGCCAACGTATTTCTGCTTGGACTTGAGTTTTTTACTGCATTTTACAGCAATATACCGGGGCACATGCATCCCTTCCACTATCTCTATGCCGGTCTTGAAGGGCATGCCAAACTGGTCCCGCTGATGTGGGCGTCATCTATACTCGCAGTTGTGGCGCTTATCCTCCTGATTAATCCGAATATGAGGAAAAATGAAAATATTCTTGCCTTCACCTGTGCATCGGTCTTTATATCCTTGTGGATTGACAAGGGATTCGGACTGGTTATCGGAGGATTTGTTCCCAACCCGTTTGAAGGGGTAACAGAGTACTGGCCCACACTGCCAGAGGCGTTAATCTCCCTTGCGGTATGGTGCATAGGGTTCCTGATACTCACTATACTTTACAAAATAGCCGTTACAGTGAGGGAAGAGACAAGCTCCTGGCCCGAGCTTCACTAA
- a CDS encoding 4Fe-4S binding protein, which yields MYVVAIENEKCDGCEECINICPVEVFKLENGKSSPHKSDECAYCLSCIEACPNKAITVTEM from the coding sequence ATGTATGTAGTTGCGATTGAAAATGAAAAATGCGACGGGTGCGAGGAGTGCATAAATATCTGCCCGGTTGAAGTCTTCAAGCTTGAAAACGGAAAATCATCCCCGCATAAGTCAGACGAATGCGCTTACTGCTTGAGCTGTATAGAGGCATGCCCTAACAAAGCCATTACTGTAACTGAAATGTAA
- a CDS encoding sulfurtransferase TusA family protein encodes MADLKSMTPTETLDVLGRVCPYPLVLTKKTLEKAAAGTILKVLCDAPASAEDTIPKYCEKHGYEFELIKLEDKGYWEIFIKKP; translated from the coding sequence ATGGCGGATTTAAAGTCAATGACACCGACCGAAACACTTGATGTGCTTGGCAGGGTGTGCCCATACCCGCTTGTACTGACCAAGAAGACGCTTGAAAAGGCGGCGGCAGGCACTATTCTAAAGGTGCTTTGCGATGCCCCTGCATCTGCTGAAGACACAATCCCCAAGTACTGCGAGAAACATGGATATGAGTTTGAGTTAATCAAACTTGAAGATAAAGGTTACTGGGAAATCTTTATTAAAAAGCCTTAA
- a CDS encoding DsrE family protein produces the protein MATTKLGFIVQRPPYKTENPKLALTHAIASQSVEVYLKDGDLVTADLAFIGDGVLNCIKNQKATEHYNISSTESHIKNSLLLDLNVLVCKEDLEKFGLSENDIIMDAEEFGADMKVKVVPFAEINKMMEDMHHLLFF, from the coding sequence ATGGCAACTACAAAATTGGGTTTTATTGTTCAGAGACCGCCTTACAAGACTGAAAATCCGAAACTGGCCCTGACGCATGCAATCGCAAGCCAGTCGGTTGAGGTTTATCTGAAGGACGGCGATTTGGTTACGGCAGACCTCGCCTTTATAGGCGACGGGGTTTTAAACTGCATAAAAAACCAAAAGGCAACAGAGCACTACAATATTTCAAGCACAGAGTCGCATATTAAAAATTCGCTTCTCCTAGACCTGAATGTTCTTGTATGCAAGGAGGACCTTGAAAAATTTGGACTGTCTGAAAATGATATTATAATGGATGCTGAAGAATTCGGAGCCGACATGAAGGTTAAGGTTGTACCTTTTGCTGAGATTAATAAGATGATGGAAGACATGCACCATCTTCTTTTCTTCTAA